A single region of the Maylandia zebra isolate NMK-2024a linkage group LG17, Mzebra_GT3a, whole genome shotgun sequence genome encodes:
- the cyb5r3 gene encoding NADH-cytochrome b5 reductase 3: MLSYIIGLIRGGFDSIINLIFRLLFQKKRPAITLEDPNIKYALRLIDKEIVSHDTRKFRFALPSPEHVLGLPIGQHIYLSAKIDGKLVVRPYTPVSSDDDKGFVDLVVKIYFKDINPKFPEGGKMSQYLESLRINDTIDFRGPSGLLVYKGKGVFAIQPDKKSPAEMKTAKHLGMIAGGTGITPMLQLVTAIMKDPDDKTVCHLLFANQTEKDILLRPELEDIQVSHPDRFKLWFTVDRAPENWEYSKGFISEDMVREHLPPPSNETLILMCGPPPMIQFACNPNLDKVGHADSRRFTF; the protein is encoded by the exons ATGCTCTCCTACATCATTGGC TTGATCCGAGGTGGCTTTGACAGCATCATCAACCTCATCTTCAGGCTGCTCTTCCAAAAGAAGAGACCTGCCATCACCTTAGAGGACCCCAACATTAAGTATGCACTGCGCCTGATAGATAAAGAG attgtcaGCCATGACACAAGAAAGTTCCGCTTTGCACTGCCATCCCCTGAACACGTCCTTGGTCTCCCTATTG GGCAGCACATCTATCTCTCGGCAAAGATAGACGGGAAGCTTGTCGTCCGTCCGTACACACCAGTGTCCAGCGATGACGACAAAGGTTTTGTGGACCTGGTGGTGAAG ATTTACTTTAAAGACATTAATCCAAAATTCCCAGAGGGCGGGAAGATGAGTCAGTACTTGGAGAGCCTCAGGATCAACGACACAATTGACTTCAGAGGACCCAGCGGCTTACTCGTTTACAAGGGCAAAG GTGTTTTTGCCATTCAGCCTGATAAAAAGTCCCCAGCTGAGATGAAGACTGCCAAGCATTTGGGCATGATCGCTGGAGGCACAG GCATCACTCCCATGCTGCAGCTCGTCACAGCAATAATGAAAGATCCTGATGACAAAACGGTGTGTCACCTGCTGTTTGCCAACCAG ACTGAGAAAGACATCCTTCTGCGACCGGAGCTGGAAGATATTCAGGTCAGCCACCCGGACCGGTTCAAGCTGTGGTTCACCGTCGACAGAGCACCTGAAA ACTGGGAGTACAGCAAAGGCTTCATCAGTGAAGACATGGTGAGGGAACACCTGCCGCCTCCCAGCAACGAGACCCTCATCCTGATGTGCGGACCTCCACCGATGATCCAGTTTGCCTGCAACCCTAACCTGGATAAAGTCGGCCATGCCGACAGCCGCAGGTTCACATTTTAG